One stretch of Chiroxiphia lanceolata isolate bChiLan1 chromosome 1, bChiLan1.pri, whole genome shotgun sequence DNA includes these proteins:
- the FABP5 gene encoding fatty acid-binding protein 5, with translation MAIDPFLGKWCLISSEGFEEYMKELGVGMAMRKMGSMAKPDVYIIKDGDTITMKTESTFKTSQVSFKLGEKFEENTLDGRKTQTLVSLKDDGSLIQEQEWDGKKTIITRKLVDGQLVVECDMNGVKCVRVYQKA, from the exons ATGGCTATCGACCCGTTTTTAGGCAAATGGTGCCTCATCTCCAGCGAAGGCTTCGAAGAGTACATGAAGGAGCTGG GTGTGGGTATGGCCATGAGAAAAATGGGAAGCATGGCCAAACCAGATGTTTACATTATTAAGGACGGGGACACAATCaccatgaaaacagaaagcaccTTCAAAACTTCACAGGTCAGCTTCAAGCTTGGTGagaaatttgaagaaaatacattagaTGGCAGGAAAACTCAG ACCCTTGTCAGCTTAAAAGATGATGGGTCATTGATTCAGGAGCAGGAATGGGATGGCAAGAAGACCATAATAACAAGGAAGCTAGTGGATGGACAGTTGGTGGTG GAATGTGACATGAATGGTGTCAAGTGTGTTAGAGTCTACCAGAAAGCATGA